One genomic window of Halorubrum hochsteinianum includes the following:
- a CDS encoding bacterio-opsin activator domain-containing protein has protein sequence MANARALLVHPDEGSDRIETALDTAGFDVTRTETAASAVAKATTGEYDCVVSEYALDGDDGVALATAIEESDAGVPVVMFTETDEDGVPEAAYENGVDRFLKKNGAASIDRLVSDVSAVSSGVPASEPRQDVSDHEPTAAEVTRAVEDAPIGISISDPDLPDYPLVYVNDAWREHTGYSVEEVLGRNPRFLQGPGTDPETVEEIAEAIGNEEEVTVEIRNYRRDGTPFWNELTVAPVYDEEGDLAHYVGFQNDVSERKAAERLAEERAEKLATERRALDRLLGRVNGLLSDISRILVENWDPDVIPERVCEVVADEPGYAGAWIGELSSATGRFEVSAASGVAVEPGATFDVAETPAEVREAIETEELRGGSIEGDDGGPLSPASAGGTQLLVVPLTYGKRRYGVLGIYGNGANVLDRRERKVCESVGKMIANGLHSVETTRILTTDRVCEIVVEIRDPSSTLSQIADAVGEEVEHLGTTRLDDDAGELYFRVGGSDVDLDEVAALPVVESMRPVSETADAVSFAVTVTESPPLARLADHGGIVSEATATADATTLTVEAPPERDVRSILDVFRDEYEGVELRSRVERESRDRTVAEFAAAVDEQLTERQRAALKTAELNGYFEWPRPVDGSEIAERMGITRQTFHQHLRAAERKLVEAYVDPRSDE, from the coding sequence ATGGCGAACGCTCGGGCTCTGCTCGTCCACCCGGACGAGGGGAGCGATCGGATTGAGACGGCGCTCGACACCGCGGGGTTCGACGTGACGCGCACGGAGACCGCGGCGTCCGCCGTCGCGAAGGCGACGACGGGCGAGTACGACTGCGTCGTCAGCGAGTATGCGCTGGATGGCGACGACGGCGTCGCGCTGGCGACCGCGATCGAGGAGTCCGACGCCGGCGTCCCGGTCGTGATGTTCACCGAGACGGACGAGGACGGTGTCCCGGAGGCCGCCTACGAGAACGGCGTCGACCGGTTCCTCAAGAAGAACGGCGCGGCGTCGATCGACCGACTCGTGTCCGACGTGTCGGCCGTCTCCTCCGGCGTGCCGGCCTCGGAGCCGCGACAGGACGTGTCCGATCACGAGCCGACCGCGGCGGAGGTGACGCGGGCCGTCGAGGACGCGCCGATCGGGATCAGCATCAGCGACCCGGACCTCCCCGACTACCCGCTCGTGTACGTCAACGACGCGTGGCGCGAACACACCGGCTACTCCGTCGAGGAGGTACTCGGCCGGAACCCGCGGTTCCTCCAGGGCCCGGGGACGGACCCGGAGACCGTCGAGGAGATCGCGGAGGCGATCGGCAACGAGGAGGAGGTGACCGTCGAAATACGGAACTACCGGCGGGACGGAACCCCGTTCTGGAACGAACTGACGGTGGCCCCCGTCTACGACGAGGAGGGGGATCTCGCCCACTACGTCGGGTTCCAGAACGACGTGAGCGAGCGGAAGGCGGCCGAGCGGCTCGCGGAGGAGCGCGCCGAGAAGCTCGCGACGGAGCGCCGGGCGCTCGACAGGCTCCTCGGGCGAGTGAACGGGCTTCTCAGCGACATCAGCCGGATCCTCGTCGAGAACTGGGACCCGGACGTGATCCCGGAGCGGGTCTGCGAGGTCGTCGCCGACGAACCGGGGTACGCCGGCGCGTGGATCGGCGAACTCTCCTCGGCGACCGGGCGGTTCGAGGTGAGCGCCGCGAGCGGCGTGGCGGTCGAGCCGGGAGCGACGTTCGACGTCGCCGAGACACCGGCCGAGGTCCGGGAGGCCATCGAGACGGAGGAGCTCCGGGGCGGCTCGATAGAGGGTGACGACGGCGGACCGCTCTCGCCGGCGTCCGCCGGCGGGACGCAGCTGCTCGTCGTTCCGCTCACCTACGGGAAGCGCCGGTACGGCGTGTTGGGTATCTACGGGAACGGCGCGAACGTCCTCGACCGGCGGGAGCGGAAGGTGTGCGAGTCAGTCGGAAAGATGATCGCCAACGGCCTCCACTCCGTCGAGACGACGCGGATCCTCACCACCGACCGGGTCTGCGAGATCGTCGTGGAGATCCGCGACCCCTCGTCGACGCTCTCGCAGATAGCCGACGCGGTCGGCGAGGAGGTCGAACACCTCGGAACGACGCGGCTCGATGACGACGCGGGGGAGCTGTACTTCCGCGTCGGCGGCAGCGACGTGGACCTCGACGAGGTCGCGGCGCTACCGGTGGTCGAGTCGATGCGGCCGGTCTCGGAGACGGCCGACGCCGTCAGCTTCGCCGTCACCGTCACCGAGTCGCCGCCGCTCGCGCGGCTGGCCGACCACGGCGGGATCGTCTCAGAGGCGACCGCGACCGCGGACGCGACGACGCTGACGGTCGAGGCACCGCCCGAGCGCGACGTGCGCTCGATCCTCGACGTGTTCCGCGACGAGTACGAGGGGGTCGAACTCCGGTCGCGCGTCGAGCGCGAGAGCCGCGACCGCACCGTCGCGGAGTTCGCGGCGGCGGTCGACGAACAGCTCACCGAGCGGCAGCGCGCGGCGCTGAAGACCGCAGAGCTGAACGGCTACTTCGAGTGGCCGCGACCGGTCGACGGCTCGGAGATCGCGGAGCGGATGGGGATCACCCGGCAGACGTTCCACCAGCACCTCCGCGCGGCCGAGCGGAAGCTGGTCGAGGCGTACGTCGACCCGCGCTCGGACGAATGA
- a CDS encoding SRPBCC family protein, which yields MSDDPFAASDSILVAADPETVFAFLDDPANHAAITPGLTDVRNVEPLENGGKRLSYTYRMAGMGIDGEIVQTVHDPPERHVFDLRGRLTGTIDLRLAPAEGGTELTYGATYGLPENTLTRLGAPVIRRFNERQLRAALENVAARFDEG from the coding sequence ATGAGCGACGACCCGTTCGCCGCGAGCGACTCGATACTCGTCGCGGCCGACCCCGAGACCGTGTTCGCGTTCCTCGACGACCCCGCGAACCACGCGGCGATCACGCCCGGACTCACCGACGTGCGAAACGTCGAGCCGCTGGAGAACGGCGGGAAGCGGCTCTCGTACACCTACCGAATGGCGGGGATGGGGATCGACGGCGAGATCGTTCAGACCGTCCACGACCCCCCCGAGCGCCACGTCTTCGACCTTCGGGGACGGCTCACCGGGACCATCGACCTGCGGCTTGCGCCCGCCGAGGGCGGGACGGAACTGACGTACGGCGCGACGTACGGCCTGCCGGAGAACACGCTGACGAGGCTCGGCGCGCCCGTGATCCGCCGGTTCAACGAGCGGCAACTCCGGGCGGCGCTGGAGAACGTCGCGGCGCGGTTCGACGAGGGATAG
- a CDS encoding SPFH domain-containing protein, with amino-acid sequence MDPTPLQFGFGLVSVGLLALLLVVVTLWQSFEIVDAYEKKTLTVFGEYRKLLEPGINLIPPFVSRTYPFDMRTQTLDVPRQEAITRDNSPVTADAVVYIKVMDAKKAFLEVDDYKKAVSNLAQTTLRAVLGDMELDDTLNKRQEINAKIRKELDEPTDEWGIRVESVEVREVNPSKDVQQAMEQQTSAERRRRAMILEAQGERRSAVEQAEGDKQSNIIRAQGEKQSQILEAQGDAISTVLRARSAESMGERAIIERGMETLEEIGKGESTTFVLPQELTSLVGRYGKALSGSDVQEMEGLDGKEFDADTRKMLGLDDIDEILGQIEESAEMNVEELEKEAEAVKAGDAGASIRSADEVIQEMDDEEVDADVETDGEVETEN; translated from the coding sequence ATGGATCCGACACCCCTCCAATTCGGCTTCGGACTCGTGAGCGTCGGCCTGCTCGCGCTGCTTCTCGTGGTCGTCACGCTCTGGCAGTCGTTCGAGATCGTCGACGCCTACGAGAAGAAGACGCTCACCGTCTTCGGCGAGTACCGGAAGCTGCTCGAACCGGGCATCAACCTCATCCCGCCGTTCGTCTCCCGCACGTACCCGTTCGACATGCGGACGCAGACGCTGGACGTGCCCCGTCAGGAGGCGATCACCCGGGACAACTCTCCCGTGACCGCCGACGCGGTCGTCTACATCAAGGTGATGGACGCCAAGAAGGCGTTCCTCGAAGTGGACGACTACAAGAAGGCCGTCTCGAACCTCGCGCAGACCACGCTCCGCGCGGTGTTGGGCGACATGGAACTCGACGACACGCTGAACAAGCGGCAGGAGATCAACGCGAAGATCCGGAAGGAACTCGACGAACCCACCGACGAGTGGGGGATCCGCGTCGAGAGCGTGGAGGTCCGGGAGGTCAACCCCTCGAAGGACGTCCAGCAGGCGATGGAGCAGCAGACCTCCGCCGAGCGCCGCCGCCGCGCGATGATCCTCGAAGCGCAGGGGGAACGCCGCTCCGCGGTCGAGCAGGCGGAGGGTGACAAGCAGTCCAACATCATCCGCGCGCAGGGCGAGAAGCAGTCCCAGATCCTCGAAGCGCAGGGGGACGCCATCTCGACGGTCCTCCGCGCGCGCTCCGCGGAATCGATGGGCGAGCGCGCCATCATCGAGCGCGGCATGGAGACCCTCGAAGAGATCGGCAAGGGCGAGTCGACGACGTTCGTCCTCCCGCAGGAGCTGACCAGCCTCGTCGGGCGCTACGGCAAGGCGCTCTCCGGCTCCGACGTTCAGGAGATGGAGGGGCTCGACGGGAAGGAGTTCGACGCGGACACGCGGAAGATGCTCGGCCTCGACGACATCGACGAGATCCTCGGCCAGATCGAGGAGTCCGCCGAGATGAACGTCGAGGAGCTAGAGAAGGAGGCAGAGGCCGTGAAGGCCGGCGACGCCGGCGCGAGCATCAGGTCCGCCGACGAGGTCATTCAGGAGATGGACGACGAGGAGGTGGACGCCGACGTGGAGACGGACGGCGAAGTGGAGACGGAGAACTGA
- a CDS encoding winged helix-turn-helix transcriptional regulator translates to MTEGFDGRKRETLRRFAAVGAAAPFVGTASASDADGDDANETREAIRGYVPTTPGAHFSKLRDDLRLGTGEAQYHLRKLEEAGAIESERDADYRRFFPADRFDETDKRALGYLRRETPRGMILALLRDPEATGADLANALDVSRPTISAAAADLEAAGLLDRSDGYALTEPERLLTLVVRYADSFDAETVAFADDAASLVAYDP, encoded by the coding sequence GTGACAGAGGGGTTCGACGGCCGGAAGCGCGAGACGCTCCGGCGGTTCGCGGCGGTCGGGGCCGCCGCGCCGTTCGTCGGGACGGCGAGCGCGAGCGACGCCGACGGCGACGACGCCAACGAGACGCGAGAGGCGATCCGCGGCTACGTGCCGACGACCCCCGGCGCGCACTTCTCGAAGCTCCGCGACGACCTCCGGCTTGGCACCGGTGAGGCACAGTACCACCTCCGGAAGCTGGAAGAGGCCGGCGCGATCGAGTCGGAGAGGGACGCCGACTACCGGCGCTTCTTCCCGGCGGACCGGTTCGACGAGACGGACAAGCGCGCGCTCGGCTACCTCCGCCGGGAGACGCCGCGCGGGATGATCCTCGCGCTGTTGCGCGACCCGGAGGCGACCGGAGCCGACCTCGCGAACGCGCTCGACGTCTCCCGACCGACCATCAGCGCCGCGGCCGCCGACCTCGAGGCCGCGGGACTGTTGGACCGGAGCGACGGCTACGCGCTGACGGAGCCGGAGCGGCTGCTCACCCTCGTCGTCCGGTACGCGGACTCCTTCGACGCCGAGACGGTCGCGTTCGCCGACGACGCCGCGTCGCTGGTCGCGTACGACCCGTGA
- a CDS encoding DUF7123 family protein: MSTAHPDAVAAESAGLSAKQARILRYLRENAADRTYFKSRLIADDLDLSAKEVGANMGAVADAATEVDVEKWGYSSGTTWMVTA, from the coding sequence ATGAGCACTGCCCACCCGGACGCGGTCGCAGCCGAATCGGCCGGCCTCTCCGCGAAGCAGGCCCGCATCCTGCGGTACCTCCGCGAGAACGCGGCCGACCGCACGTACTTCAAGTCGCGGCTGATCGCCGACGACCTCGACCTCTCGGCGAAGGAGGTCGGCGCGAACATGGGGGCCGTCGCCGACGCGGCCACCGAGGTCGACGTCGAGAAGTGGGGCTACTCGTCTGGCACGACGTGGATGGTCACCGCCTGA
- a CDS encoding DUF84 family protein, with product MTTLRVGVGSGNPVKRRAVELALGSAADADHPGDPTGVAVESVPVDSGVSEQPTGHAETVAGAENRAAAVLEAEPERERAGPRGDDAAAFDLGVGIEGGVAGFDGADDRYLIMWAAVTDGDRVGRAAGPSLALPADVAARIGDGEELGPVMDDRLGTDGVATRGGAAGALTAGRVDRAEALAAAVSGALGPFVSELY from the coding sequence ATGACGACCCTGCGAGTCGGCGTCGGCAGCGGGAACCCGGTGAAGCGGCGCGCGGTCGAACTGGCGCTCGGATCGGCGGCGGACGCGGACCATCCCGGCGACCCGACCGGCGTCGCGGTCGAGTCGGTACCCGTCGACTCCGGCGTGAGCGAACAGCCGACCGGCCACGCGGAGACCGTCGCCGGCGCGGAGAACCGGGCCGCGGCGGTCCTCGAAGCGGAACCGGAGAGAGAAAGGGCGGGACCGCGAGGCGACGACGCCGCGGCGTTCGACCTCGGCGTCGGGATCGAGGGCGGCGTCGCCGGCTTCGACGGGGCCGACGACCGCTACCTGATAATGTGGGCGGCGGTGACGGACGGCGACCGTGTCGGCCGCGCCGCCGGGCCGAGCCTCGCGCTCCCGGCGGACGTCGCCGCCCGGATCGGTGACGGCGAGGAGCTCGGCCCCGTGATGGACGACCGCCTCGGCACCGACGGCGTCGCGACGCGCGGCGGGGCGGCGGGCGCGCTCACCGCCGGCCGCGTCGACCGCGCCGAGGCGCTCGCGGCCGCGGTGAGCGGCGCGCTCGGCCCGTTCGTCTCGGAGCTGTACTGA
- a CDS encoding cobalamin-binding protein, giving the protein MSTPRVVSLAPSATATVAALGAADRLVGVTAHCDLPDDAPGGSAHGDDPPTVVGGWLNPDLDRVAALDPDVVLTSDALQADLAADCRDRGFDVAHREPATLDDAVGGFAARGSDVGRPEAGERLAADARDRLGRIAEAVADRPRPTVYCEEWSDPPMAAGNWVPDAVRAAGGRYPFVDSGERSREVDPAAVERADPERVVVHVCGHGDRVDPETVASRDWVDAPVSVVDDSLLNQPSPALLDGVERLARLLHPEAFSAPGDDDRT; this is encoded by the coding sequence ATGTCTACGCCCCGCGTCGTCTCGCTCGCCCCGAGCGCGACCGCGACGGTCGCCGCGCTCGGCGCGGCCGACCGGCTCGTCGGCGTCACCGCCCACTGCGACCTCCCGGACGACGCGCCGGGCGGGTCCGCGCACGGCGACGATCCCCCGACCGTCGTCGGCGGGTGGCTCAACCCCGACCTCGACCGCGTCGCCGCGCTCGACCCCGACGTCGTCCTCACGAGCGACGCGCTTCAGGCCGACCTCGCCGCCGACTGCCGCGACCGCGGGTTCGACGTCGCGCACCGCGAGCCGGCCACCCTCGACGACGCCGTCGGCGGCTTCGCCGCCCGCGGGAGCGACGTGGGCCGCCCCGAGGCGGGCGAGCGGCTCGCGGCCGACGCCCGCGACCGGCTCGGCCGGATCGCCGAGGCCGTCGCCGACCGCCCCCGCCCGACCGTCTACTGCGAGGAGTGGTCCGACCCGCCGATGGCCGCCGGCAACTGGGTCCCCGACGCGGTCCGCGCCGCGGGCGGGCGCTACCCGTTCGTCGACTCGGGCGAGCGCTCCCGCGAGGTCGACCCCGCCGCGGTCGAGCGGGCCGATCCCGAACGAGTCGTCGTCCACGTCTGCGGGCACGGCGACCGCGTCGACCCCGAGACGGTGGCGTCGCGCGACTGGGTCGACGCCCCCGTCAGCGTGGTCGACGACTCCCTCCTCAACCAGCCGAGCCCCGCCCTCCTCGACGGGGTCGAGCGACTCGCGCGGCTGCTCCATCCCGAGGCGTTTTCGGCCCCCGGCGACGACGACCGCACATGA
- a CDS encoding transcription initiation factor IIB: MSERLHTRGSRSRTETNEEESESTDETLSCPECGGHVINDEEHGETVCSDCGLVVEADSVDRGPEWRAFDSREKDEKSRVGAPTTNTMHDKGLSTNIDWRDKDAYGRSLGARQRQKMQRLRKWNERFRTRDSKERNLKQALGEIDRMASAQGLPDNVRETASVIYRRALDEDLLPGRSIEGVSTSCVYAAARMAGVPRSLDEIADVSRVEKAEIARTYRYVVRELKLEVKPADPEQYVPRFASDLELSEESEMRAKSLLRNAKEKGVHSGKSPVGLAAAAVYAAALLTNEKTTQAAVSEVADISEVTIRNRYHELLEAEDGLVA; this comes from the coding sequence ATGAGTGAACGACTACACACACGGGGGAGTCGCTCCCGAACGGAGACGAACGAGGAGGAATCAGAGAGTACCGACGAGACGCTGAGCTGTCCGGAGTGCGGCGGTCACGTCATCAACGACGAGGAACACGGCGAGACGGTCTGCAGCGACTGCGGGCTCGTCGTCGAGGCGGACTCGGTCGACCGCGGCCCGGAGTGGCGCGCGTTCGACTCCCGCGAGAAGGACGAGAAGAGCCGCGTCGGGGCCCCGACCACCAACACGATGCACGACAAGGGGCTCTCGACGAACATCGACTGGCGCGACAAGGACGCGTACGGCCGGTCGCTCGGCGCGCGCCAGCGCCAGAAGATGCAGCGGCTCCGCAAGTGGAACGAGCGGTTCCGCACCCGCGACTCGAAGGAGCGCAACCTCAAGCAGGCGCTCGGCGAGATCGACCGCATGGCCTCCGCGCAGGGGCTCCCGGACAACGTCCGCGAGACGGCCTCGGTCATCTACCGCCGCGCGCTCGACGAGGACCTGCTCCCCGGCCGCTCCATCGAGGGCGTCTCCACCTCCTGCGTGTACGCCGCCGCCCGGATGGCCGGCGTCCCGCGCAGCCTCGACGAGATCGCGGACGTCTCCCGGGTCGAGAAGGCCGAGATCGCCCGGACGTACCGCTACGTCGTCCGCGAGCTGAAGCTCGAAGTGAAGCCGGCCGACCCCGAGCAGTACGTCCCCCGGTTCGCCTCCGACCTCGAACTGTCCGAGGAGTCGGAGATGCGCGCGAAGAGCCTGCTCCGCAACGCGAAGGAGAAGGGCGTCCACTCGGGCAAGTCGCCCGTCGGACTCGCCGCGGCCGCCGTCTACGCCGCCGCGCTGCTGACGAACGAGAAGACGACCCAGGCAGCGGTCTCGGAGGTCGCGGACATCTCCGAGGTCACGATCCGGAACCGGTACCACGAGCTCCTCGAAGCCGAGGACGGGCTCGTCGCGTAA
- a CDS encoding type I 3-dehydroquinate dehydratase, producing the protein MFEEFVLAASTADLSEEPAAREHADAVEFRMDLADAPLDQLAAYDGDLPLLVTNRASWEGGEADELGRYDALSDAIGHEAVAAVDVELAALRGTHPDAAEASHATALREAAREQGVEVVASVHDFESTPEPAALVDLLADAASEGDVGKLATTATAPRDALAMLEATHEATAAGHRVATMCMGEAGRHTRAVAPVYGSKIGYAPVDAADATAPGQYPLATLRRLVDDLRGGDAEIPDGD; encoded by the coding sequence ATGTTCGAGGAGTTCGTTCTCGCCGCCAGCACGGCCGACCTGAGCGAGGAGCCGGCGGCCCGCGAGCACGCCGACGCGGTGGAGTTCCGGATGGATCTGGCGGACGCCCCGCTCGACCAGCTGGCGGCCTACGACGGCGACCTGCCGCTGCTCGTCACGAACCGCGCGTCGTGGGAGGGCGGCGAGGCCGACGAGCTCGGGCGGTACGACGCGCTCTCGGACGCGATCGGGCACGAGGCGGTGGCCGCGGTCGACGTCGAGCTCGCGGCGCTGCGCGGGACGCACCCGGACGCCGCCGAGGCGTCGCACGCGACCGCGCTGCGCGAGGCGGCCCGCGAGCAAGGCGTCGAGGTGGTCGCGTCCGTCCACGACTTCGAGTCGACCCCCGAGCCGGCCGCGCTCGTCGACCTGCTCGCGGACGCCGCGAGCGAGGGCGACGTGGGGAAGCTGGCGACGACCGCGACCGCCCCGCGAGATGCGCTCGCGATGCTGGAGGCCACCCACGAGGCGACCGCCGCGGGCCACCGCGTCGCGACGATGTGCATGGGCGAGGCGGGGCGTCACACCCGCGCCGTCGCGCCCGTCTACGGCTCGAAGATCGGGTACGCGCCCGTCGACGCCGCGGACGCGACCGCGCCCGGCCAGTACCCGCTCGCGACGCTCCGACGGCTCGTGGACGACCTGAGAGGTGGCGACGCGGAGATACCCGACGGCGACTGA
- a CDS encoding rhomboid family intramembrane serine protease: MATCDVCGEYENLPYQCKRCGQTFCAEHRLPENHDCPGLAEWDDPGGVFDSGFDESVEGDDGGTVGGGGRAGGVGGAIDRVKRRVDRATGTGGLVSYFRNNATYAVLLAMWVTFVAQLVTLFFGGPALHQTLFVLHTDALGNVWTWVTSVLSHSPVNLFHIIGNSIVILFFGPLVERAVGSKKFVAFFFASGIVAGLGHILFAIGMGASAGVLGASGAGFAILGVLTVWRPNMQVLLFFVIPMKIKYLTWGIAVVSAVLVIQSVLSGGAGSAGGIAHFAHLIGFAIGLAFGKRNEGLARSAGGMGGVSMGGASGPRGPGGPGGPGGRF, translated from the coding sequence ATGGCGACGTGCGACGTGTGCGGGGAGTACGAGAACCTCCCGTACCAGTGTAAACGGTGCGGCCAGACGTTCTGCGCCGAACACCGACTGCCCGAGAACCACGACTGCCCGGGCCTCGCCGAGTGGGACGACCCCGGCGGCGTCTTCGACAGCGGCTTCGACGAGAGCGTCGAAGGCGACGACGGCGGCACGGTGGGGGGCGGCGGCCGCGCCGGCGGCGTCGGCGGCGCGATCGACCGCGTCAAGCGCCGGGTCGACCGGGCGACCGGGACGGGCGGACTGGTGAGCTACTTCCGCAACAACGCGACGTACGCGGTCCTGCTGGCGATGTGGGTCACCTTCGTCGCCCAGTTGGTCACGCTGTTCTTCGGCGGCCCCGCGCTCCATCAGACCCTGTTCGTCCTCCACACGGACGCGCTCGGCAACGTCTGGACGTGGGTCACGTCGGTGCTGTCGCACTCTCCGGTGAATCTGTTCCACATCATCGGCAACAGCATCGTAATCTTGTTCTTCGGTCCCCTCGTCGAGCGCGCGGTCGGGTCGAAGAAGTTCGTCGCGTTCTTCTTCGCGTCGGGGATCGTCGCCGGCCTCGGCCACATCCTGTTCGCGATCGGGATGGGCGCGTCCGCCGGCGTCCTCGGGGCCAGCGGTGCCGGATTCGCGATCCTCGGCGTCCTCACCGTCTGGCGGCCGAACATGCAGGTGCTCCTCTTCTTCGTCATTCCGATGAAGATCAAGTACCTCACGTGGGGGATCGCCGTCGTCTCGGCGGTGCTGGTGATCCAGAGCGTCCTGAGCGGCGGAGCCGGAAGCGCCGGCGGTATCGCGCACTTCGCGCACCTGATCGGCTTCGCGATCGGACTCGCGTTCGGCAAGCGGAACGAGGGGCTGGCGCGCTCCGCGGGCGGCATGGGCGGCGTCTCGATGGGCGGCGCGAGCGGCCCGCGCGGTCCGGGCGGCCCCGGCGGCCCCGGCGGGCGGTTCTGA
- a CDS encoding endonuclease V, giving the protein MDLARPDLRPDPSLSRAEMEDLQRDIAAAATFDDDHALDPATVAIDGAPPLADGLPPARDGAQERLGTESGAGDDHDPDAPVVAGIDQAFLTDRDDAPDAAVSAAVAFRDGDVIEYASATTPLSIPYVPGLLAFREGDSILAALDRLDADPDLLICDGSGRIHFREAGLATHVGVLRDAPSVGVAKNLLCGEPDEPTDERPEGWQTPVRADGAVTTAEPGTAIGHAFQSRQYPTSRRVNPLYVSPGHRVSAETAVDLVAALCAGYKLPEPTRFADGYADTAKRNAD; this is encoded by the coding sequence ATGGACCTCGCGCGGCCCGACCTCCGGCCGGACCCGTCGCTTTCCCGAGCGGAGATGGAGGATCTCCAGCGCGACATCGCGGCGGCCGCGACGTTCGACGACGACCACGCGCTCGACCCGGCCACCGTCGCGATCGACGGGGCCCCCCCGCTCGCGGACGGACTGCCGCCGGCGCGCGACGGGGCACAGGAACGACTCGGAACGGAGTCCGGCGCGGGGGACGACCACGACCCGGACGCGCCCGTCGTGGCCGGGATCGATCAGGCGTTCCTCACCGACCGCGACGACGCCCCCGACGCCGCCGTCTCCGCCGCGGTCGCGTTCCGCGACGGCGACGTGATCGAGTACGCGAGCGCGACGACGCCGCTGTCGATCCCGTACGTTCCCGGCCTGCTCGCGTTCCGGGAGGGCGACTCGATACTGGCCGCGCTCGATCGGCTCGACGCCGACCCGGATCTCCTGATCTGCGACGGTTCCGGCCGGATCCACTTCCGCGAGGCGGGGCTCGCGACCCACGTCGGCGTCCTCCGCGACGCGCCGAGCGTCGGCGTCGCGAAGAACCTCCTCTGTGGCGAGCCGGACGAGCCGACCGACGAGCGCCCCGAGGGCTGGCAGACGCCGGTCCGCGCCGACGGCGCGGTGACGACCGCGGAGCCGGGGACCGCGATCGGCCACGCGTTCCAGTCGCGCCAGTACCCGACGAGCCGGCGGGTGAACCCGCTGTACGTGAGTCCGGGCCACCGCGTGTCGGCGGAGACCGCGGTCGACCTCGTCGCGGCGCTTTGCGCGGGGTACAAGCTCCCCGAGCCGACGCGGTTCGCGGACGGGTACGCCGATACGGCGAAGCGGAACGCGGACTGA
- a CDS encoding DUF7385 family protein — MGDDDAESPMSAEEFRSLTDGLVRQSSGGGTTVYKNAAGVGCPNPDCDRGVFQTLFVSDHGWQQIGATRDGIDLCLVNTESKRLVFIHDE, encoded by the coding sequence ATGGGAGACGACGACGCGGAGAGTCCGATGTCCGCCGAGGAGTTCCGGTCGCTGACGGACGGGTTGGTGCGCCAGAGTTCCGGCGGCGGGACCACCGTCTACAAGAACGCGGCGGGGGTCGGCTGTCCGAACCCCGACTGCGACCGCGGCGTGTTCCAGACGCTGTTCGTCAGCGACCACGGCTGGCAGCAGATCGGCGCGACCCGCGACGGGATCGACCTCTGTCTGGTCAACACGGAGTCGAAGCGGCTCGTCTTCATCCACGACGAGTAG